Proteins encoded within one genomic window of Triticum aestivum cultivar Chinese Spring chromosome 2D, IWGSC CS RefSeq v2.1, whole genome shotgun sequence:
- the LOC123050568 gene encoding probable alpha-glucosidase Os06g0675700 yields MTIISSFADLLALLTILICLLHLCGANYEVESVAGSRNLLSAKLTLVGGTTQFGPDVKQLNLTASLETDNQLHVRITDADHQRWEVPQDVIPRPEPALEDVLLHSSGMSNASLPGSSTMSSESSDLTFTIHTVPFRFTVSRRSTGDVLFDTSATLVFKNRYLEVTSALPARGASLCGLGEQTKRTFRLQQNDTFTIWNEDLERSDLLDINLYSSHPFYMDVRPGGAAHGVLLLNTNGMDIKYGGSYITYKVIGGVLDFYFFAGPSPLAVVDQYTQLIGRPAPMPYWSFGFHQCRYGYKSVADLEGVVAGYAKAKIPLESIWSDIDYMDGYQDFTLDPVNYPAKLLRPFVDRLHNNSQKYVVIIDPAIKKEAAPPQNESVGLFLQRNGTNYVGRVWPGEVYYPDFMNPRTAEYWAQKISEFRRTIPADGLWCDMNEPSNFKAWEPLNEYDDSPYRINNTGIHRNLNNKTVPVSAVHFNGVLEYDAHNLYGLLESRATHDALLKDTARRPFVLSRATFVGSGRYTAHWTGDNAARWDELAHSINTILSFGLFGIPMMGADICGFNGNTTQELCSRWIQLGAFYPFARAHAEKTTVRRELYVWESTAQSARKALGMRYRMLPYMYTLMYEAHATGSPITRPLFFSYPQDADTYGVDRQFLLGRGVLVSPVLEPGATTVGAYFPAGRWFSLHDHSPAITLQTGKRVTLPAPADSANVHLAGGNILPLQQPGLTTSATRQSEFHLLVALAENGTASGELFLDDGESPEMGGMGGNWTLVRFGCNTEDSKGIITTTVSSNVVQNSYALSRTLVIGKVIFMGLPSPPKGFTVYVNGAELKAAGTKSRTNGVFSVSGLSLVIGQQFEIKVVMSH; encoded by the exons ATGACGATCATCTCATCATTTGCTGATCTTCTTGCACTCCTCACCATCCTCATATGCCTCCTCCACCTTTGTGGCGCCAACTATGAAGTCGAGTCGGTCGCCGGGTCACGGAATTTGCTGTCGGCCAAGCTGACACTTGTAGGCGGGACGACACAGTTCGGGCCTGATGTCAAGCAGCTCAACCTGACTGCAAG CCTAGAGACGGACAACCAGCTCCACGTGCGCATCACCGACGCCGATCATCAGCGGTGGGAGGTCCCCCAGGACGTCATCCCACGCCCAGAGCCGGCGCTGGAAGATGTCTTGCTACATTCCTCGGGCATGAGCAATGCTTCCTTGCCCGGCAGCAGCACCATGTCCAGCGAGTCTTCAGACCTGACCTTCACCATCCACACCGTCCCGTTCCGCTTCACCGTCTCCCGCCGCTCCACCGGCGACGTCCTCTTCGACACCTCCGCCACACTCGTCTTCAAGAACCG GTACTTGGAGGTGACGTCGGCGCTGCCAGCCAGGGGGGCATCTTTGTGCGGGCTGGGGGAGCAGACAAAACGGACATTCCGGCTCCAACAGAACGACACGTTCACGATCTGGAACGAGGACCTGGAGAGGTCGGACCTACTGGACATCAACCTCTACAGCTCGCACCCATTCTACATGGACGTGCGCCCCGGCGGCGCTGCGCACGGCGTGCTCCTCCTCAACACCAACGGGATGGACATAAAGTACGGCGGGTCCTACATCACCTACAAGGTCATTGGCGGCGTGCTCGACTTCTACTTCTTCGCCGGGCCCTCCCCGCTTGCCGTCGTCGACCAGTACACCCAGCTCATCGGCCGCCCTGCCCCCATGCCGTACTGGTCATTCGGGTTCCACCAGTGCAGGTATGGGTACAAGAGTGTGGCTGATCTCGAGGGTGTGGTCGCCGGTTATGCCAAGGCCAAGATCCCACTGGAGTCGATTTGGTCCGACATCGACTACATGGACGGTTACCAGGACTTCACACTAGATCCAGTGAACTACCCGGCGAAACTGCTCCGGCCGTTTGTCGACCGGCTCCACAATAACAGCCAGAAATACGTGGTCATCATAGACCCGGCGATCAAAAAAGAAGCAGCACCTCCGCAAAATGAGTCCGTGGGTCTGTTCCTCCAGCGAAACGGCACCAACTATGTCGGCCGGGTGTGGCCAGGCGAGGTCTACTACCCGGACTTCATGAACCCACGCACTGCTGAGTACTGGGCGCAGAAGATCTCTGAGTTCCGTCGAACCATCCCCGCCGACGGGCTGTGGTGCGACATGAACGAGCCCTCCAACTTCAAGGCCTGGGAGCCGCTCAACGAGTACGACGACTCGCCCTACCGCATCAACAACACCGGCATTCACCGTAACCTTAATAACAAGACCGTGCCTGTCTCCGCGGTGCACTTCAATGGCGTGTTGGAGTATGACGCGCACAACCTCTACGGCCTCCTCGAGTCCCGGGCCACACATGATGCTCTTCTCAAGGACACGGCGCGCCGCCCCTTCGTGCTCAGTCGCGCCACGTTCGTCGGCTCGGGGCGCTACACCGCTCACTGGACCGGCGACAATGCCGCACGGTGGGACGAGCTTGCGCATTCCATCAACACTATCCTTAGCTTTGGACTCTTCGGCATCCCCATGATGGGCGCCGACATCTGTGGCTTCAACGGCAACACGACCCAGGAGCTCTGCAGCCGTTGGATCCAGCTTGGTGCATTCTACCCGTTCGCGAGGGCCCACGCAGAGAAGACAACCGTCCGGCGAGAGCTCTACGTGTGGGAGTCAACGGCACAGTCGGCGAGGAAGGCATTGGGGATGCGGTACCGGATGCTCCCCTACATGTACACGCTCATGTACGAGGCGCACGCAACAGGGTCACCCATAACGCGCCCGCTCTTCTTCTCCTACCCTCAGGACGCCGACACCTACGGCGTGGACAGGCAGTTCCTGCTAGGCCGTGGCGTGCTTGTCTCTCCGGTGTTGGAGCCGGGCGCCACCACTGTGGGCGCCTATTTCCCGGCCGGTCGGTGGTTTAGTCTTCACGACCACTCCCCCGCCATCACCTTGCAGACCGGCAAGCGCGTGACGCTCCCGGCGCCAGCGGACTCGGCAAACGTGCACCTTGCCGGCGGCAACATACTACCGCTGCAGCAGCCAGGCCTTACCACGTCGGCCACACGCCAAAGCGAGTTCCACCTCCTTGTAGCGCTCGCGGAGAATGGCACCGCCAGCGGTGAGCTGTTCTTGGATGATGGCGAGTCGCCGGAGATGGGCGGCATGGGAGGCAATTGGACGCTGGTGAGGTTTGGCTGCAACACGGAGGATAGCAAGGGCATCATCACGACCACGGTGAGTTCCAATGTGGTGCAGAACTCGTACGCACTGAGCCGGACTCTGGTCATCGGCAAGGTGATATTCATGGGGCTCCCGTCGCCACCAAAGGGGTTCACCGTCTATGTGAACGGCGCTGAGCTCAAGGCAGCCGGCACCAAGTCCCGAACGAATGGAGTGTTCAGCGTCAGTGGGCTGTCGTTGGTCATCGGACAGCAGTTCGAGATCAAGGTCGTCATGTCCCATTAA